A region of Sulfurimonas sp. DNA encodes the following proteins:
- the dapA gene encoding 4-hydroxy-tetrahydrodipicolinate synthase, whose translation MNIVTGSSTALITPFKNGKLDEQSYAALITRQINNGMDAVCPVGTTGESATLTSDEDIRCMEIAVEICKGTNTKVLAGAGSNSTAEAVTMAKRAQKCGVDAIFSVSPYYVKPSQEGLYQHYKTIANSVSDLPFMLYNVPGRTSIDISADTTIRLFNDVKNIYGVKEATGSLERTVELLSRCPELKVFSGDDAIDFPILANGGAGITSVTSNLMPDLKSELVRLALAGDFAGAKAINDKLYPLNSIMFCESNPVPIKAAMYIAGLIDTLEYRLPLVPPSVENMKRIEEVMKNYDIKGL comes from the coding sequence ATGAATATAGTAACAGGTTCTTCAACGGCACTAATTACTCCGTTTAAAAATGGAAAACTAGATGAGCAGTCTTATGCTGCTTTAATTACAAGACAAATAAACAATGGCATGGATGCAGTATGTCCTGTTGGTACGACAGGTGAGAGTGCAACTCTTACAAGTGATGAAGACATAAGATGCATGGAAATTGCGGTTGAAATTTGTAAAGGTACAAATACTAAAGTATTAGCAGGTGCTGGTAGTAATTCAACAGCAGAAGCGGTAACTATGGCAAAACGCGCTCAAAAATGTGGCGTAGATGCTATATTTTCTGTAAGTCCATACTATGTAAAACCATCTCAAGAAGGTCTTTATCAACACTATAAAACCATAGCAAATTCAGTTTCTGACTTACCTTTTATGCTTTATAATGTACCAGGAAGAACTAGTATAGATATATCAGCAGATACAACTATTCGTCTTTTTAATGATGTAAAAAACATTTATGGTGTTAAAGAAGCAACAGGCTCACTAGAGCGTACAGTTGAGCTTCTTTCTCGTTGTCCTGAGCTTAAAGTATTTTCTGGAGATGATGCTATTGACTTTCCTATTTTAGCAAATGGTGGAGCTGGAATCACTTCGGTAACATCAAATCTTATGCCTGATTTAAAAAGTGAGTTAGTAAGACTTGCACTGGCTGGAGATTTTGCAGGAGCAAAAGCGATTAATGATAAGCTATACCCTCTTAACTCTATAATGTTTTGTGAGTCAAATCCTGTTCCTATAAAAGCAGCTATGTACATAGCAGGTCTAATAGATACACTAGAATACAGACTTCCTCTTGTACCTCCAAGTGTTGAAAATATGAAAAGAATAGAAGAAGTTATGAAAAATTATGACATCAAAGGACTATAA
- a CDS encoding c-type cytochrome, which translates to MKKLSLFLMALSLSSVLMADAYKGCVVCHGKSGERAALGGKSKVIKDMTKADIVASMKGYQDGTYGGAMKAMMVEHSKGLSEADINAIADKIGK; encoded by the coding sequence ATGAAAAAATTAAGTTTATTTCTAATGGCATTATCTTTAAGTTCAGTACTTATGGCAGATGCATATAAAGGCTGTGTAGTTTGTCATGGTAAATCTGGGGAGAGAGCAGCTCTTGGTGGTAAAAGTAAGGTAATTAAAGATATGACTAAAGCAGATATCGTTGCATCTATGAAAGGTTATCAAGACGGTACATACGGAGGAGCTATGAAAGCAATGATGGTTGAACATTCAAAAGGTTTATCAGAAGCTGATATAAATGCAATTGCTGATAAAATCGGAAAGTAA
- a CDS encoding sodium:solute symporter family protein gives MGAFENIIIILYLAVLGYLGFKGYKNTKNSTDYLIAGRDTHPFIMALSYGATFISTAAIVGFGGVAAWLGNSLLWLTVFNIFVGIFIAFVFLGNPTRKMGYRLNAHTFPELLAKRFDSKFIQIFGAVIILLFMPLYATAVLIGGTQFIALYFGADYHLSLLVFSVIITAYVIAGGLKGVMLTDALQGSIMFVAMVILMVVTFDSLGGVTAAFTKLEHVWQATVIDPLAQISIKTLKPGSPDFMMKLSLLWGFEGWNSMPVFMSKGWLFVITTITMGVGIGVLAQPQLIVRFMTVKSKQELNRAVLIGSVFIVAMTGIIFVVGALSNAWYYEFNEGKNALQSAGSIGKVIPHFINTAMPKWFAFIFLFALVSAAMSTLSSQFHTMGTAVGRDLFEQLSSKNHNSITVTRLGVVMMIIFSVSLAYAFDNQPAIIARSTAIFFALCASVFLPSFVGGLFWRGMTKAGAISSMLVGLSVSSFWLLFVHFKEAKSLGVSKAIFGKDSLLSGDIIFVDALMIALPLSILTAIIVSLMTKKLNKAHLEKCFND, from the coding sequence ATGGGTGCTTTTGAAAATATAATTATCATTCTATACTTAGCTGTTTTGGGCTACTTAGGCTTTAAAGGTTACAAAAACACTAAAAACTCAACTGATTATCTTATAGCTGGACGGGATACGCATCCTTTTATTATGGCGCTTAGTTATGGTGCTACTTTTATATCAACAGCAGCTATTGTTGGTTTTGGTGGAGTTGCAGCTTGGCTTGGCAACTCACTACTTTGGCTTACTGTTTTTAATATCTTTGTAGGTATTTTTATAGCTTTTGTATTTTTAGGAAACCCTACTAGAAAAATGGGTTATCGTTTAAATGCACACACTTTTCCAGAGTTACTTGCAAAAAGATTTGACTCTAAATTTATCCAAATCTTTGGAGCCGTAATCATTTTACTTTTTATGCCTCTTTACGCAACAGCGGTTCTTATTGGTGGAACACAATTTATAGCACTTTATTTTGGAGCAGATTATCATCTGTCTCTTTTAGTATTTTCTGTCATCATAACAGCTTATGTAATTGCAGGTGGTCTAAAAGGAGTTATGCTCACAGATGCTCTTCAAGGTAGCATAATGTTTGTAGCAATGGTAATTTTAATGGTCGTTACTTTTGACTCACTTGGTGGAGTAACTGCTGCATTTACAAAACTAGAGCATGTTTGGCAAGCAACAGTTATAGACCCTCTAGCACAAATTAGCATAAAAACTTTAAAACCTGGTTCACCTGATTTTATGATGAAATTATCCCTTCTTTGGGGATTTGAAGGTTGGAACTCTATGCCTGTATTTATGAGTAAGGGTTGGTTGTTTGTTATCACAACTATTACTATGGGTGTTGGTATTGGTGTTCTTGCTCAGCCTCAACTTATTGTAAGATTTATGACTGTTAAGAGTAAACAAGAGCTAAATCGTGCAGTTCTTATTGGTTCAGTCTTTATAGTTGCTATGACTGGAATTATCTTTGTCGTTGGAGCATTATCAAATGCTTGGTATTATGAGTTTAACGAAGGTAAAAATGCACTTCAAAGTGCTGGTTCTATTGGTAAGGTTATACCTCACTTTATAAACACTGCGATGCCAAAATGGTTCGCTTTTATCTTTTTGTTTGCTCTTGTATCTGCAGCTATGAGTACACTTTCTTCTCAGTTTCACACAATGGGAACAGCAGTCGGTCGTGACCTTTTTGAACAACTAAGCTCTAAAAATCACAACTCCATTACTGTTACAAGATTGGGCGTTGTTATGATGATTATCTTCTCTGTAAGTCTTGCTTATGCCTTTGACAATCAACCAGCGATTATTGCCCGTTCTACGGCTATATTTTTTGCTCTTTGTGCTAGTGTATTTTTACCTAGTTTTGTTGGTGGATTATTTTGGAGAGGAATGACAAAAGCAGGAGCTATTAGCTCTATGTTAGTTGGTTTATCAGTTTCAAGTTTTTGGCTTCTGTTTGTTCACTTTAAAGAAGCAAAATCTCTAGGAGTTAGTAAAGCTATTTTTGGTAAAGATTCACTCTTAAGCGGAGATATTATCTTTGTAGATGCTTTAATGATTGCCTTACCTCTATCTATATTAACCGCAATTATAGTGTCATTAATGACTAAAAAATTAAATAAAGCACATCTAGAGAAGTGCTTTAACGACTAA
- a CDS encoding thiamine pyrophosphate-dependent enzyme has product MKQTLMGNDAIAWGIVHANIDMVSGYPGTPSSEILTEVQKIKRKLNLDIYAEWGTNEKVGFEVAYAGAIAGKRTCATMKQVGLNVASDPLMSASYIGNLGGFLLIAADDPGFHSSQTEQDSRVFAKFARIPVLDPATPQDAYDLTKYGVELSEKFQIPVMLRPVMRVCHAREIIEMDEETNFQPNKGEFKRDVPRWGAVPRKDRLPQGIEQLNRIEVIKEYNWDHLLKPEFDKCEDKKLLILTGGTGYGFALETLSDLGLEADVVKVLMPYPLPADEMRDRFKSYDKVLVVEEPYPCIEEQIASPNVYGKNTNSMHQIDEMTKEGILKAFQNIGFYDGENIYATPPSLNFDIEPRPPALCPGCPHRDVYYAITKVFKKKKTIYPSDIGCYTLALAQGAIDSILCMGASISMASGFSISDPDKTVVATIGDGTFFHSGIPPLINAVYQNHKFVLVILDNSTIAMTGRQTTPARANKEIDIKKIVEGMGIDCLEHQYSYEMNDNIEFFRKVKDIHKDATGPTVVIVREFCVLDRERVDDFIPNIFAKVDADLCVACDQCTTVYKCPPMKYNDDGVIEIDPFLCAGCGGCLDIVCPTDAFVQDFDYLKRGN; this is encoded by the coding sequence ATGAAACAAACATTAATGGGAAATGATGCAATTGCATGGGGAATTGTCCATGCAAATATTGATATGGTTAGTGGCTATCCAGGAACTCCATCTAGTGAGATTCTAACTGAAGTACAAAAAATAAAACGCAAACTAAACTTAGATATTTATGCTGAGTGGGGAACAAATGAAAAAGTTGGTTTTGAAGTAGCTTATGCTGGAGCAATAGCTGGAAAAAGAACCTGTGCCACAATGAAGCAAGTTGGACTAAATGTAGCTAGTGATCCACTTATGAGTGCTTCATACATAGGAAACCTTGGTGGCTTTTTACTTATAGCTGCTGATGACCCTGGTTTTCACTCTTCACAAACAGAACAAGATTCTCGTGTATTTGCAAAATTTGCGCGTATTCCTGTTTTAGATCCAGCAACTCCTCAAGATGCTTATGACCTTACTAAGTATGGTGTAGAGTTATCAGAAAAATTTCAAATTCCAGTTATGCTTCGTCCTGTTATGCGTGTATGTCATGCTCGTGAAATTATCGAAATGGATGAAGAAACAAATTTTCAACCAAATAAGGGTGAATTTAAAAGAGATGTTCCTCGTTGGGGTGCAGTACCTAGAAAAGACAGACTTCCTCAAGGTATAGAGCAGTTAAATCGCATCGAAGTTATCAAAGAGTATAACTGGGATCATCTTTTAAAACCTGAGTTTGACAAATGTGAAGATAAAAAACTTCTTATCTTAACTGGTGGAACTGGTTATGGTTTTGCACTAGAAACATTAAGTGACCTTGGTTTAGAAGCTGATGTTGTAAAAGTTCTTATGCCGTACCCTCTTCCTGCTGATGAGATGAGAGATAGATTTAAGTCTTACGATAAAGTTTTAGTTGTTGAAGAGCCATACCCATGTATAGAAGAGCAAATTGCATCTCCTAATGTATATGGTAAAAATACAAACTCGATGCACCAAATAGATGAAATGACTAAAGAAGGAATTTTAAAAGCATTCCAAAATATTGGTTTTTATGATGGTGAAAATATCTATGCTACTCCACCTTCACTAAATTTTGATATAGAACCAAGACCACCAGCACTATGTCCAGGCTGTCCACATCGTGATGTTTACTATGCAATAACAAAAGTTTTTAAAAAGAAAAAGACTATCTATCCATCTGATATTGGCTGTTATACCTTAGCTCTAGCTCAAGGTGCTATTGATAGTATTCTTTGTATGGGAGCAAGTATATCTATGGCAAGTGGTTTTTCTATTAGTGACCCAGATAAAACTGTTGTTGCAACCATCGGAGATGGAACATTCTTTCACTCAGGAATACCTCCACTTATAAATGCTGTATATCAAAACCATAAATTTGTTCTTGTCATACTCGATAACTCAACCATCGCAATGACAGGTCGTCAAACTACACCAGCAAGAGCTAACAAAGAAATCGACATTAAAAAGATTGTTGAAGGTATGGGAATAGATTGTCTTGAACATCAGTACTCTTATGAGATGAATGATAATATTGAGTTTTTTAGAAAAGTTAAAGATATTCATAAAGACGCTACTGGGCCTACTGTTGTAATAGTAAGAGAGTTTTGTGTATTAGATAGAGAAAGAGTTGATGATTTTATACCAAATATTTTTGCTAAAGTAGATGCTGATCTTTGTGTAGCATGTGACCAATGTACAACTGTGTATAAATGCCCTCCTATGAAATACAATGATGATGGTGTTATAGAGATAGACCCTTTCCTTTGTGCAGGTTGTGGCGGTTGTTTAGACATCGTTTGTCCAACAGATGCATTTGTTCAAGATTTTGACTATTTAAAAAGAGGTAACTAA
- a CDS encoding 2-oxoacid:acceptor oxidoreductase family protein: MKYQVVIAGFGGQGVVFLVKVLAICASNRDIAFLGTENHGMSQRGGAVSCDIKIGDFTNPVIDKNQADLMIALEKNEGLRNVAFLKLAGTMVTNARKKDEYPALPFAGFAKVDAFVKAENGEFPIQGLNVYMLGIALMTDKTFPFSIQEVKDAIAQMNAKVAEQNIKILNQAMEDAKEL; this comes from the coding sequence ATGAAGTATCAAGTTGTAATAGCTGGTTTTGGTGGTCAAGGGGTTGTATTTTTAGTAAAAGTTTTAGCTATCTGTGCTAGTAATCGTGATATAGCATTTTTAGGAACTGAAAATCATGGTATGAGTCAAAGAGGTGGCGCTGTTTCTTGTGATATTAAAATAGGGGATTTTACTAACCCTGTTATTGATAAAAATCAAGCTGATTTAATGATAGCACTAGAGAAAAATGAAGGTCTTAGAAATGTTGCATTTTTAAAACTAGCTGGTACAATGGTTACAAATGCAAGAAAAAAAGATGAGTACCCTGCTCTACCATTTGCAGGATTCGCAAAGGTAGATGCATTTGTAAAAGCTGAAAACGGGGAATTTCCTATTCAAGGCTTAAATGTATATATGCTTGGTATTGCACTGATGACAGATAAAACTTTCCCTTTTAGCATACAAGAAGTAAAGGATGCCATTGCTCAAATGAACGCTAAAGTTGCAGAGCAAAATATAAAAATACTAAACCAAGCAATGGAAGATGCAAAGGAGCTTTAA
- a CDS encoding MTH1187 family thiamine-binding protein, producing MSVLLEFSMFPTSDECRDGSSVSAQVSKIIDAIDKSGVSYQLTPMGTIVETDTMKEALSIIELAYEQLSDCERVYSSLKFDIRKNTKNRLKTKIASVENILNRKINH from the coding sequence ATGAGCGTATTACTAGAATTTTCGATGTTTCCGACTTCAGATGAATGTAGAGATGGTTCTTCTGTCTCTGCTCAAGTTAGCAAAATAATAGATGCTATAGATAAGTCAGGTGTATCTTACCAACTAACACCTATGGGAACTATTGTTGAGACTGACACAATGAAAGAAGCATTATCTATCATAGAACTTGCTTATGAGCAACTAAGTGACTGCGAAAGAGTATACTCTTCACTAAAGTTTGATATTCGCAAAAATACAAAAAACAGACTAAAAACCAAAATAGCATCTGTTGAGAATATTTTGAATCGAAAAATAAACCATTGA
- the pgsA gene encoding CDP-diacylglycerol--glycerol-3-phosphate 3-phosphatidyltransferase, which produces MLNLPNALASLRILLAPLMFWVILNPEIFTDNGFHISWNYYFATLLFVLASATDFFDGFIAREWNQMTMMGAILDPLADKMLTLAAFLGLMMTGAASAWAIYIIIVRELFITGIRTVAVSEGLEVKASWAGKVKTVAQMIAIGFLLMHWPFANELLWFAVFLTLYSGFEYLWGFKKAIIKDENK; this is translated from the coding sequence TTGTTAAACCTTCCAAATGCTTTAGCATCACTTCGTATTCTTTTAGCACCGTTAATGTTTTGGGTTATTTTAAATCCAGAGATCTTCACAGATAATGGTTTTCATATTTCATGGAACTACTACTTTGCAACTCTTTTATTTGTTCTTGCATCTGCAACTGACTTTTTTGACGGTTTTATAGCACGAGAATGGAATCAAATGACAATGATGGGTGCAATACTTGACCCACTTGCAGACAAGATGTTAACTCTTGCCGCATTCTTAGGTCTAATGATGACAGGTGCAGCTTCTGCTTGGGCTATTTACATCATCATTGTTAGAGAATTATTTATAACAGGAATACGAACAGTAGCAGTTAGTGAAGGTTTAGAAGTAAAAGCTTCATGGGCTGGAAAAGTTAAAACTGTTGCACAAATGATAGCCATAGGATTTTTACTTATGCACTGGCCATTTGCAAATGAGCTACTTTGGTTTGCTGTATTTTTAACTCTTTACTCTGGGTTTGAATATCTTTGGGGATTTAAAAAAGCTATCATTAAGGATGAAAACAAATGA
- a CDS encoding OprD family outer membrane porin has product MKKISLVLATLLTASVSVSADTIKEAFENGKASGQLKAFYINRSYDWGSGFGKNPSQYTRDGLSVGGHLGYKTGKYYGFDAGATFYTTNKVDKKSENSYENDPTLFGQDGGGYSVLGEAYLGYTAGKTSVQFGQLSINTPFAAPNNFRMLPNTFEGLVIKNNDIKSLGFELGHINKIQTNGFANSVPVANGVLNPNSSLTRLSLIYGFGSGYKVGEFAKISDVYLGTTSTKSTMGMTYANINYTGVKGLTISIWDQYIHDIMNIVMAKVTYKTKLGSVKTLASAFYTKQNSAGDNLLGKSFAVGGVSKDVDSSQYGAILKAGLSNGLGLDLRYVNTPANEGTVLDGAIINALGGANPFIISQGALHANLGDTASYMVGVDYQLKQLTGLDLLAMVKYFQYNIGKYNGYQSGYSWKTQEVDLDFIYKVTKNFKLRARANFPKDWLNLGNSKNMSFSEYRLIAYYSF; this is encoded by the coding sequence ATGAAAAAAATAAGTTTAGTATTAGCAACTCTATTAACTGCTAGTGTAAGTGTATCGGCAGATACTATAAAAGAAGCCTTTGAAAATGGAAAGGCAAGTGGTCAGTTAAAAGCTTTTTATATAAATCGTTCATATGACTGGGGAAGCGGCTTTGGTAAAAATCCATCTCAATATACTAGAGACGGTCTCTCAGTTGGTGGACATCTAGGCTATAAAACTGGAAAATATTATGGTTTTGACGCAGGGGCTACTTTTTATACTACAAACAAAGTAGACAAGAAGTCTGAAAATTCCTATGAAAATGATCCTACTCTTTTTGGTCAAGATGGTGGAGGTTATAGCGTATTAGGTGAGGCTTATCTTGGTTACACGGCAGGAAAAACTTCTGTACAGTTTGGGCAGTTAAGTATCAACACTCCTTTTGCCGCTCCAAATAACTTTAGAATGTTACCAAATACTTTTGAAGGTCTAGTTATCAAAAACAATGATATAAAAAGTCTTGGTTTTGAGTTAGGTCATATAAACAAAATCCAAACAAATGGATTTGCTAATTCTGTTCCTGTTGCAAACGGTGTACTTAATCCAAATAGTTCACTTACAAGATTAAGTCTTATTTATGGTTTTGGTTCAGGGTACAAAGTAGGAGAATTTGCAAAAATTAGTGATGTTTACTTAGGAACTACTAGCACAAAAAGCACTATGGGTATGACTTATGCAAACATAAACTACACAGGTGTAAAAGGCTTAACTATCTCTATTTGGGATCAATATATTCATGATATTATGAATATAGTAATGGCAAAAGTTACTTATAAAACTAAACTTGGAAGTGTAAAAACTTTAGCATCTGCTTTTTACACAAAACAAAATAGCGCTGGAGACAATCTTTTAGGAAAATCTTTTGCAGTTGGTGGTGTTTCAAAAGATGTAGATTCCTCGCAATATGGAGCGATACTAAAAGCTGGACTTTCAAATGGACTTGGACTTGATTTGCGTTATGTAAATACTCCTGCTAATGAGGGCACGGTTTTAGATGGTGCAATCATTAATGCTCTAGGTGGAGCAAATCCTTTTATCATCTCTCAGGGTGCATTACATGCCAACTTAGGAGATACGGCTTCTTATATGGTAGGAGTTGATTATCAGCTAAAACAACTAACAGGTTTAGACTTATTAGCAATGGTAAAATATTTTCAATATAACATCGGGAAATATAATGGTTATCAAAGTGGATATTCTTGGAAAACACAAGAAGTAGATTTAGACTTTATATATAAAGTAACTAAAAACTTCAAACTAAGAGCAAGAGCAAACTTTCCAAAAGACTGGCTAAATTTGGGTAACTCAAAAAATATGAGCTTTAGTGAATATCGTTTAATTGCATACTATAGCTTCTAA
- a CDS encoding symporter small accessory protein: MEYFDFGINLAFLLIIVSTLASVIYGVINWNKDGYVKPPAHVKEWNKTEKNIEDEL, from the coding sequence ATGGAATATTTTGATTTTGGTATCAATTTAGCTTTTTTACTCATAATTGTTAGTACTTTGGCAAGTGTTATCTACGGAGTAATAAATTGGAATAAAGATGGATATGTAAAACCACCTGCTCATGTTAAAGAGTGGAACAAAACTGAAAAAAATATAGAGGATGAACTATAA
- a CDS encoding enoyl-ACP reductase yields MAEKTMTGKVLFISGGTRGIGKAMVYAFAAKGCDVAFTYASNADIANEIIEDIENKYGVKSKAYKLDILEPLTYKDVYKEFDEDFDRLDFFISNAIISGRSVVGGFAPFMRLKPKGLTNIYTATVSAFVVGAQEAVKRMEKTGGGSIISMSSTGNLVYTPNYSGHGTNKAAIETMIKYAATELGEKGIRVNAVSGGPIDTDALKAFPNYEEVKAEVVKRSPLSRMGNPTDLTGACLFLCNNEASSWLTGQIIVVDGGTSFK; encoded by the coding sequence ATGGCTGAAAAAACAATGACAGGAAAAGTTTTATTTATTAGTGGTGGGACTCGTGGTATCGGTAAAGCTATGGTTTACGCCTTTGCAGCAAAAGGCTGTGATGTTGCTTTTACTTACGCATCAAACGCAGATATAGCAAATGAAATAATTGAAGATATTGAAAACAAATACGGTGTAAAATCAAAAGCATATAAGTTAGATATTTTAGAACCTTTAACTTACAAAGATGTTTACAAAGAATTTGATGAAGATTTTGATAGATTAGACTTTTTCATTTCAAATGCTATTATTTCTGGTCGTTCTGTTGTTGGTGGATTTGCTCCTTTTATGCGTCTTAAACCAAAAGGTTTAACAAATATATATACAGCAACTGTTAGTGCCTTTGTTGTTGGTGCGCAAGAAGCTGTAAAAAGAATGGAAAAAACTGGTGGCGGTTCTATAATCTCTATGAGTTCAACTGGTAATCTTGTTTATACTCCAAACTATTCAGGTCACGGAACAAACAAAGCAGCTATAGAAACAATGATAAAATATGCTGCTACTGAACTTGGTGAAAAAGGAATTCGTGTAAATGCTGTTAGTGGTGGTCCAATCGATACAGATGCACTAAAAGCATTTCCAAACTATGAAGAAGTAAAAGCAGAAGTTGTAAAACGCTCTCCACTTAGTCGCATGGGTAACCCAACAGACTTAACAGGTGCTTGTCTTTTTCTATGTAACAACGAAGCTTCTTCTTGGTTGACAGGACAAATCATCGTTGTAGATGGTGGAACTTCTTTTAAATAA
- a CDS encoding PaaI family thioesterase produces the protein MNTKDIDKEEIDFLKYIGGEVLDLGEGYAQLGFDIKQHHKQHFGVVHGGAIATLADHCGWYAAVSALEKEQTAVTIELKINYLKPADGQILTAEARVVNKSKRTVFTTIELFAKDTLVAYCTATYHILIKKD, from the coding sequence ATGAATACTAAAGACATTGATAAAGAAGAGATAGATTTTTTAAAATATATTGGTGGTGAAGTCCTTGACTTAGGCGAAGGATATGCTCAACTTGGATTTGACATAAAACAACATCATAAACAACATTTTGGAGTAGTCCACGGTGGAGCTATTGCAACTTTAGCTGATCACTGTGGCTGGTATGCTGCTGTTTCTGCTTTAGAAAAAGAACAAACTGCTGTAACGATTGAGCTAAAAATTAACTATTTAAAACCAGCAGATGGACAAATTTTAACTGCTGAAGCAAGAGTTGTTAACAAAAGTAAAAGAACTGTTTTTACAACTATTGAACTATTTGCCAAAGACACACTTGTAGCTTATTGTACTGCCACTTATCATATTTTGATAAAGAAAGACTAG
- a CDS encoding ACT domain-containing protein codes for MSKIIKQLSIFVENKKGELSDITTLLATNNISIHSINLSDASDFGILRLIVDDNEKAKAVLEKDGFSSRFTDVFAVEISDHVGSFNSVIKALAKENINIEYTYTLSNAKIGAFIFKVIDKELNKAITILENNGVNLINEV; via the coding sequence ATGTCAAAAATAATAAAACAATTATCTATATTTGTAGAAAACAAAAAAGGTGAATTAAGCGATATAACTACGCTTTTAGCTACAAATAATATATCAATTCATTCTATTAACCTTTCAGATGCCAGTGATTTTGGTATACTTAGGCTAATCGTAGATGACAACGAAAAAGCAAAAGCAGTTTTAGAAAAGGATGGGTTTTCTTCTCGTTTCACTGATGTTTTTGCAGTTGAAATAAGTGACCATGTTGGTAGTTTTAACAGTGTTATAAAAGCACTTGCAAAAGAAAACATAAATATTGAGTATACGTATACTTTGTCAAATGCCAAAATAGGTGCATTTATTTTTAAAGTTATAGACAAGGAACTAAACAAAGCTATAACGATACTTGAAAATAATGGTGTCAATCTAATTAACGAGGTATAA
- a CDS encoding phenylacetate--CoA ligase: MLWNEIEGAPREKIEEVQLFRLQETLKRVYELTSFYKEKFDELELTHNDITSLKDIEKLPFTKKQDLRNHYPFGLFTVPMSEVVRIHSSSGTTGKPTVVGYTKHDMDVWDEVMARVYTMAGATAEDVVHNAYGYGLFTGGLGFHNGAETIGATTIPASSGFTDRQILLMKDFNATILAATPSFALHMYEAAKKTGNDYLKDFKLKSGVFGAEPTSDGLKEEVSRVWGIDYHEVYGLSEIIGPGVSSNCKHSKLLHINEDHFYPEIVDHKTGEVLAEGERGELVITSLTKQALPIIRYRTGDITSLHRSPCECGRTLIRMESIVGRVDDMIIVNGVNVYPSQVEHVIANAEGVTLNYQIIADKKGHLDKIDILVEVSEDVMSDSIPEMEKIKKDIQQSLTNNLYINANVKLVEPRTIERSMGKAVRVIDKRV; encoded by the coding sequence ATGTTATGGAATGAAATTGAAGGTGCTCCAAGAGAAAAAATTGAAGAAGTTCAGCTTTTTAGACTTCAAGAAACTTTAAAAAGAGTTTATGAACTAACCTCTTTTTATAAAGAAAAATTTGATGAACTTGAACTTACCCATAATGACATTACGAGCCTAAAAGATATAGAAAAATTACCATTTACAAAAAAACAAGATTTACGAAATCACTACCCGTTTGGACTTTTCACAGTTCCAATGAGTGAAGTAGTAAGAATCCATAGTTCAAGTGGAACAACAGGAAAACCGACTGTTGTAGGCTATACAAAGCATGATATGGATGTTTGGGATGAAGTAATGGCAAGAGTATATACAATGGCTGGAGCGACTGCTGAGGATGTAGTGCATAATGCTTATGGGTATGGACTCTTTACTGGTGGACTAGGTTTTCATAATGGTGCTGAAACTATTGGTGCTACAACTATACCTGCAAGTAGTGGTTTTACAGATAGACAAATTTTACTAATGAAAGATTTTAATGCGACTATATTAGCCGCGACTCCATCTTTTGCACTTCATATGTATGAAGCGGCTAAAAAAACAGGAAATGATTATCTTAAAGACTTTAAACTTAAGTCTGGAGTCTTTGGTGCAGAACCAACAAGTGATGGACTTAAAGAAGAAGTGAGTCGCGTTTGGGGAATTGACTATCACGAAGTTTATGGACTAAGTGAGATAATTGGGCCAGGGGTTAGTTCAAACTGTAAACATTCTAAACTTTTACATATAAATGAAGACCATTTTTATCCTGAGATTGTAGATCATAAAACAGGCGAAGTTTTAGCAGAAGGAGAGAGAGGTGAATTAGTTATAACTTCTCTTACAAAACAAGCTCTTCCTATCATTAGATATCGTACTGGGGACATTACTTCTCTTCATCGCTCCCCGTGTGAATGTGGAAGGACTTTAATTCGTATGGAGTCTATCGTTGGGCGAGTTGATGATATGATAATTGTAAATGGAGTAAATGTTTACCCTTCTCAAGTTGAACATGTCATAGCAAATGCAGAAGGTGTAACTCTTAACTATCAAATCATTGCCGATAAAAAAGGTCATCTTGATAAGATAGATATTTTAGTAGAAGTTAGTGAAGATGTTATGAGTGACTCAATCCCTGAAATGGAAAAAATAAAAAAAGATATTCAACAATCACTTACAAACAACTTATACATAAATGCAAATGTAAAACTAGTAGAGCCTCGCACAATAGAGCGAAGTATGGGTAAAGCAGTTAGAGTTATAGATAAAAGGGTATAA